One segment of Anomalospiza imberbis isolate Cuckoo-Finch-1a 21T00152 chromosome 2, ASM3175350v1, whole genome shotgun sequence DNA contains the following:
- the VGLL3 gene encoding transcription cofactor vestigial-like protein 3 isoform X2 → MSCSDVAMQQPAPAACGAPRYLAAPAAGCAQKLAAYNKMQESLEVTLPNKQEEDEKDQPAEMEYLNSRCVLFTYFQGDIGSVVDEHFSRALSQASSFNSETALSKSKAGLNPLWRESSTISSQRSGFPTSFWTSSYQPPPPPCLSGVHPDFPVTAPGTFPTPDPSSWPGHGLHQTAPPAPPAASESWHYPLASQVSPSYAHVHDVYVHRHHPHPHVHHHHHHAAGSHRDPRYGSLLVPSVRAARIPPPQCDVTKADPAAVAGATSAWAGAFHGTVDIVPSFGFDAGLQHQDKSKETAWF, encoded by the exons aTGAGCTGCTCGGACGTGGCCATGCAGCAGCCCGCCCCGGCGGCGTGCGGGGCGCCCCGCTATCTGGCCGCGCCCGCGGCGGGCTGCGCGCAG AAGTTAGCTGCGTACAACAAGATGCAGGAGTCTCTGGAAGTGACCCTTCCCAACAAGCAAGAGGAGGATGAGAAAGACCAGCCTGCCGAGATGGAGTACCTGAACTCTCGCTGTGTCCTGTTCACTTACTTCCAGGGAGACATTGGCTCAGTGGTGGATGAACACTTCTCGAGAGCTTTGAGCCAAGCCAGTAGCTTCAATTCAGAGACTGCCCTTTCCAAGAGCAAGGCAGGGCTGAATCCTCTGTGGAGAG AAAGCTCAACAATTTCAAGCCAAAGGAGCGGATTCCCAACCTCGTTTTGGACCAGCTCTTAccagcctcctcctccacccTGCTTAAGCGGAGTGCACCCCGATTTCCCCGTGACTGCACCAGGCACCTTCCCGACACCGGATCCCAGCAGCTGGCCGGGACACGGTCTTCACCAGACCGCCCCACCTGCTCCCCCGGCCGCCTCTGAGTCCTGGCATTACCCCTTAGCGTCTCAGGTGAGCCCCTCGTACGCACACGTGCACGACGTGTACGTGCACCGCCACCACCCTCACCCCCACGtgcaccaccaccaccaccacgcCGCTGGCTCGCACCGCGACCCCCGCTACGGCTCGCTGCTGGTGCCCTCGGTGCGCGCCGCCAGGATTCCTCCTCCCCAGTGTGACGTGACGAAGGCGGACCCCGCTGCTGTCGCCGGCGCTACCTCAGCCTGGGCCGGAGCCTTCCACGGGACAGTGGACATTGTGCCGAGCTTTGGGTTTGATGCAG GTCTACAGCATCAGGACAAGAGCAAGGAAACTGCTTGGTTCTGA
- the VGLL3 gene encoding transcription cofactor vestigial-like protein 3 isoform X1, which produces MSCSDVAMQQPAPAACGAPRYLAAPAAGCAQKKLAAYNKMQESLEVTLPNKQEEDEKDQPAEMEYLNSRCVLFTYFQGDIGSVVDEHFSRALSQASSFNSETALSKSKAGLNPLWRESSTISSQRSGFPTSFWTSSYQPPPPPCLSGVHPDFPVTAPGTFPTPDPSSWPGHGLHQTAPPAPPAASESWHYPLASQVSPSYAHVHDVYVHRHHPHPHVHHHHHHAAGSHRDPRYGSLLVPSVRAARIPPPQCDVTKADPAAVAGATSAWAGAFHGTVDIVPSFGFDAGLQHQDKSKETAWF; this is translated from the exons aTGAGCTGCTCGGACGTGGCCATGCAGCAGCCCGCCCCGGCGGCGTGCGGGGCGCCCCGCTATCTGGCCGCGCCCGCGGCGGGCTGCGCGCAG AAGAAGTTAGCTGCGTACAACAAGATGCAGGAGTCTCTGGAAGTGACCCTTCCCAACAAGCAAGAGGAGGATGAGAAAGACCAGCCTGCCGAGATGGAGTACCTGAACTCTCGCTGTGTCCTGTTCACTTACTTCCAGGGAGACATTGGCTCAGTGGTGGATGAACACTTCTCGAGAGCTTTGAGCCAAGCCAGTAGCTTCAATTCAGAGACTGCCCTTTCCAAGAGCAAGGCAGGGCTGAATCCTCTGTGGAGAG AAAGCTCAACAATTTCAAGCCAAAGGAGCGGATTCCCAACCTCGTTTTGGACCAGCTCTTAccagcctcctcctccacccTGCTTAAGCGGAGTGCACCCCGATTTCCCCGTGACTGCACCAGGCACCTTCCCGACACCGGATCCCAGCAGCTGGCCGGGACACGGTCTTCACCAGACCGCCCCACCTGCTCCCCCGGCCGCCTCTGAGTCCTGGCATTACCCCTTAGCGTCTCAGGTGAGCCCCTCGTACGCACACGTGCACGACGTGTACGTGCACCGCCACCACCCTCACCCCCACGtgcaccaccaccaccaccacgcCGCTGGCTCGCACCGCGACCCCCGCTACGGCTCGCTGCTGGTGCCCTCGGTGCGCGCCGCCAGGATTCCTCCTCCCCAGTGTGACGTGACGAAGGCGGACCCCGCTGCTGTCGCCGGCGCTACCTCAGCCTGGGCCGGAGCCTTCCACGGGACAGTGGACATTGTGCCGAGCTTTGGGTTTGATGCAG GTCTACAGCATCAGGACAAGAGCAAGGAAACTGCTTGGTTCTGA
- the VGLL3 gene encoding transcription cofactor vestigial-like protein 3 isoform X3, with protein sequence MRGAAEGAPEQRSLKKLAAYNKMQESLEVTLPNKQEEDEKDQPAEMEYLNSRCVLFTYFQGDIGSVVDEHFSRALSQASSFNSETALSKSKAGLNPLWRESSTISSQRSGFPTSFWTSSYQPPPPPCLSGVHPDFPVTAPGTFPTPDPSSWPGHGLHQTAPPAPPAASESWHYPLASQVSPSYAHVHDVYVHRHHPHPHVHHHHHHAAGSHRDPRYGSLLVPSVRAARIPPPQCDVTKADPAAVAGATSAWAGAFHGTVDIVPSFGFDAGLQHQDKSKETAWF encoded by the exons AtgcggggagctgctgagggtgCCCCGGAGCAGCGGAGCCTG AAGAAGTTAGCTGCGTACAACAAGATGCAGGAGTCTCTGGAAGTGACCCTTCCCAACAAGCAAGAGGAGGATGAGAAAGACCAGCCTGCCGAGATGGAGTACCTGAACTCTCGCTGTGTCCTGTTCACTTACTTCCAGGGAGACATTGGCTCAGTGGTGGATGAACACTTCTCGAGAGCTTTGAGCCAAGCCAGTAGCTTCAATTCAGAGACTGCCCTTTCCAAGAGCAAGGCAGGGCTGAATCCTCTGTGGAGAG AAAGCTCAACAATTTCAAGCCAAAGGAGCGGATTCCCAACCTCGTTTTGGACCAGCTCTTAccagcctcctcctccacccTGCTTAAGCGGAGTGCACCCCGATTTCCCCGTGACTGCACCAGGCACCTTCCCGACACCGGATCCCAGCAGCTGGCCGGGACACGGTCTTCACCAGACCGCCCCACCTGCTCCCCCGGCCGCCTCTGAGTCCTGGCATTACCCCTTAGCGTCTCAGGTGAGCCCCTCGTACGCACACGTGCACGACGTGTACGTGCACCGCCACCACCCTCACCCCCACGtgcaccaccaccaccaccacgcCGCTGGCTCGCACCGCGACCCCCGCTACGGCTCGCTGCTGGTGCCCTCGGTGCGCGCCGCCAGGATTCCTCCTCCCCAGTGTGACGTGACGAAGGCGGACCCCGCTGCTGTCGCCGGCGCTACCTCAGCCTGGGCCGGAGCCTTCCACGGGACAGTGGACATTGTGCCGAGCTTTGGGTTTGATGCAG GTCTACAGCATCAGGACAAGAGCAAGGAAACTGCTTGGTTCTGA